Genomic segment of Caproiciproducens sp. NJN-50:
CTTCCTTGATCCGGCGCAGCTCGTCCATCAGCGCCTCGTCGATCTGCAGGCGGCCGGCGGTATCGATCAGCACAAAATCGTTGCCGTAATCCCTCGCATGTTTGACGGCCTCCCGGCTGATTTTCACCGGATCGCCGGCACCCTGCTCAAAGACGGGGACTTCCGCCTGGCCGCCGAGGACCTGCAGCTGCTGGATCGCGGCGGGCCGGTACACGTCGCACGCAACCAGCAGAGGGCGGTGGCCCTGATTTTTCAGCATCAGCGCCAGCTTCGCGGCATGGGTCGTCTTGCCGGAACCCTGAAGGCCGCAGAACAATACCACCGCCGGCGGAGAAGACGGGCTGTTGAGGCGGGCCTCCCCGCCTCCCATCAAAGCCGTCAGTTCTTCGTTGACGATTTTGATGACCATCTGGGCCGGCGTCAGGCTTTCCATGACCTCGTTTCCGACGGCACGCTCGCTCACCTTCGCGACAAAGTCCTTCGCCACTTTGTAGCTGACATCCGCCTCCAGAAGGGCCAGGCGGACTTCCCGCATGGCTTCCTTCACGTCGGACTCGCTGAGTTTGCCCTTGGAACGCAGGCGTTTGAACGCCGCCGAAAGCTTTTCCGAGAGATTTTCAAACGCCAAGACAGTTCCTCCTATTCGCAGAGCCGGCGGGTAATTTCAAGAATCTGCTTTGCGCTTTCATCAATCTCCCGCGCGTAAATGTAATGTTCATTGTAATCCCGGATACGGTTCGCCGCCTCTTCGATTCTCTGAAAACCGTCCATCATTTCGCGGAACCTGCGGGCAAGGCCGAGCTTTTGCTCCATTTCCAGAAGCTGTTCTTCGGCGCGCTTGACAAAATCACGCACGCCCTGCCGGGTGATCCCCTCATTTTCCGCAATTTCGGAAAGGGACAGATCGTCATCGTAATAATACTCGACGATTCGCCTCTGCTTTTCCGTCAGCATCGAGCCGTAAAAGTCAAGCAGAAGCGAAATTTTCAAATCCTTCGCCATCCGACCGCCTCCGTTGCGGTGTAAAGTCATTTTCTTTACAGTAAGGGATTATACTATAAAAACGAAGGGCTGTCAAGGGGAATTTCACCCGTTCAGCCCCAACTTCAACTGGAATTTTAAAAGAAAAAGCCGATCCTGCAATTTTAACTCCGTCATTCTGAGTTGTACGGCCGCGCCGGCATAATCGGCCCGGAACAGAGAAGACGTATCGCAGAGCAGAGTGTTTCCCTGCCGGGAGAGCACGGACGGCAGCCTGCTTTCCATCAGGTTCATGGCCATTCCCACCGGAACCGGAAGACGGCCGACATGGACCGAATTGACGTCAAATTTCATCTGGTCCGCCGCGCTGTCGAAAGAGGGTGTGAGGTTCATCACAACGCCGAACGTTTTTCCCCTGTAAGCAACAGGGGCATAGACATCCGCAGTGCCGTCCTCCTTTGCCGTGACGGAAAGTGCCGAAAGCCCGGATCTGGATTTCACATCCGCATTTTTTTGGATCAGGGAATTCAGCCAGCCGGCGACTTCCTCCGGCGTCAGGCTGACTTCTTTGCCGGAAACAGAAGCCGCAACCACCTTGGAAACCGCGGAATCCGACGGCTGCGGCATGGACTTTCCGGCATTCGGGTCGCTGAACAGCATCCAGCTCAGGACGCACAGAGCCGCGAGAAACACGACAAGGACCGAAAGGACCGCTGTCAGGAGACGCGTCCCGGAATTTTTACCCTGCATATGCTTTGGATACATTTTATTTTTCTCCTTCAATTCGGATTCAGAACAGCAGGACCAACATGCCGGCGGCGGCAATGGTTTTCGGCGAAACCAACCGCGAACACGGCCCGGGACATAGCTTTCCCCTTTGCCGCCATCTTATTTCAATTCCACAATCGTCACGCCGGACTCTCCCTCGCCGAACGTGCCGAGCCGGAAGCTTTTCACGCTCGGATGGTTTTTCAGATGCTGCTGCACCGCCGCTCTCAGCGTCCCCGTTCCTTTTCCGTGAATCACCGTCAGCTGATCGACGCCGCTGAGCAGCGCGGAGTCGAGGAAGCGGTCCAGATTCAGCACCGCCTCGTCCGCCGCCTGGCCGCGCAGATCGCATTCCGTCGTCACTTTCGCGGTCGCCCGGGACGTCACATTCCGGGTAATTCCCCGGATCGGGGCACGGTGCGCTTTCTCCTCCAACAGCCGGAGGTTGGATACCGGGACCCGCGTCTGAAGGATCCCGGCCTGAATCAGCGCCTCTCCCGATTCTCCTTCGGGCGGGCGGATCACCGTGCCTTTTTTGTCGATGTCGAAAATCAGGACGGAGTCCCCGGCTTTCAGCGGGCGCGGAAGAGCATAGTCTCCGCTCTCCTTTTCCCGCACCGGGTCCGCTCCGCTTTCCAGAACTCGCATGCCGGCCTTCAGCCTCGCCTTCTGCTCGGCGGTCAGCATTTTATTCTTCTGCTTTTTTATTTCTTCCAGCTCGCCGATCAGGGAATCGGCCTGCGCCCTGGTCCGCGCGACCAGTTGAGCGGCCTTTTCTCTCGCTTTTTCCAGTTCCCCGTCCGCTTCCCTTTGGACGCGCTCCAGCTTTTCCTCCGCCTCGCGGCGCATTTCCTCGGCCCGTGTCCGGGCCAGCCGCGCCTCTTCCCGCTCGGCGTCCAGTTTCTGACGGCTCGATTCCAGGTCCTGCACCACATCCTCGAATCTTGTGTTTTCCTGTGAAACGAGGTCTTTCGCCCTCTCCACAACCGAGCCGTCCATTCCGAGCCGGAGAGAAATGGCAAACGCGTTGGAGCGTCCCGGTACGCCGGTCAGCAGCCGGTAGGTCGGCCGCAGGGTCTCGACGTCGAATTCGCAGGAGGCGTTTTCGACCCCGGGCGTCTGGAGAGCGTAGGCTTTCAGCTCCGCGTAGTGCGTGGTGGCCGCGATTTTCGCCCCCTTCGCGCGCAGGGATTCGAGGATCGCCTCCGCAAGCGCCGCCCCTTCCACGGGGTCCGTTCCCGCGCCGAGCTCGTCGAGAAGGATCAGGCTGTCCGGCCCGGCCTGCTTCATAATCTGTATGATATTGGTCATATGGGCGGAAAAGGTCGAGAGCGACTGTTCGATGCTCTGTTCGTCGCCGATGTCCGCAAGCACCTGCCTGAACACAGACAGCTCGCTGTTTTCCGCCGCAGGAATCATCAGCCCGCACATGGCCATCAGGGTCAGGAGCCCGACCGTTTTCAGGGACACGGTTTTGCCGCCCGTGTTCGGCCCCGTGATCACAAGGGTGTCGAATCCCGCGCCAAGCTCAATGTCCGTCGGAACGACGGCCGCGGGGTCGATCAGCGGATGGCGCGCCCTTTTCAGCACGATCCGGCCGCTGTCGTTGATCTTCGGGGGCGTCGCTTTCATCCGGTAGGCGAGATCCGCCTTTGCGAAAATCACATTGAGCTCCACCGCCGTTTGATAACCGCGGACGATGGTGTCCGCGAAATTTCCGGTCTCTCCGGACAGTTCCAACAGAATGCGTTCGATCTCCTTCTGTTCCTCCGATTGGAGCACCCGAACCTGGTTGTTCATCTCCACGGCGCTCAGCGGTTCCACAAACAGGGTGGAACCGCTGGCGGACGTATCGTGCACCAATCCCGGCACCTCGTTTTTGTACTCCGCCCGCACGGGGACGACGAACCGTCCCCCGCGGATGGTGACGATCGGGTCCTGCAGATATTTCTGGTAGGACGCGGACCGCGTCATCTTGTCGAGAACCTCACGCGCCTTGGAAGACGCGGTGCGGATCTTCCGCCGGATCGCCTGCAGAGCCTGCGAAGCGCCGTCCGCCATCTCCTCCTCCGAGAGGATCGCGCCGTTGATGCGGGCCTCCAGATACTGGTTCGGCATCAGCATGGAGAAACGGTCGTCCAGGCAGCTTCTGACCCCCTCGCTTTTGCGCCGCCAGTCCGCAACGGCCCGCAGCGTGCGCAGCAGGCCGGAAACTCTCAGCAGCTCCGCCATGGTCAGCATCCCGCCGGCCTGCGCCCGGCGCAGGGAATTGGTCACGTTCGTAAGGCCGCCGAACGGCGGCGCACCGAAACGGGCCATCATCACATAGGCATCATCGGTCTCCCGAAGAAGCCTTCCGACTTCTTCGGGAGATGTCGACGGCGATAGATTTTCCGCAATCTGCGCGGCGTCGCCGCAAGCTGT
This window contains:
- the ylxM gene encoding YlxM family DNA-binding protein, translated to MAKDLKISLLLDFYGSMLTEKQRRIVEYYYDDDLSLSEIAENEGITRQGVRDFVKRAEEQLLEMEQKLGLARRFREMMDGFQRIEEAANRIRDYNEHYIYAREIDESAKQILEITRRLCE
- a CDS encoding endonuclease MutS2; amino-acid sequence: MPETGLQKHARALELDKILKLLASRTACGDAAQIAENLSPSTSPEEVGRLLRETDDAYVMMARFGAPPFGGLTNVTNSLRRAQAGGMLTMAELLRVSGLLRTLRAVADWRRKSEGVRSCLDDRFSMLMPNQYLEARINGAILSEEEMADGASQALQAIRRKIRTASSKAREVLDKMTRSASYQKYLQDPIVTIRGGRFVVPVRAEYKNEVPGLVHDTSASGSTLFVEPLSAVEMNNQVRVLQSEEQKEIERILLELSGETGNFADTIVRGYQTAVELNVIFAKADLAYRMKATPPKINDSGRIVLKRARHPLIDPAAVVPTDIELGAGFDTLVITGPNTGGKTVSLKTVGLLTLMAMCGLMIPAAENSELSVFRQVLADIGDEQSIEQSLSTFSAHMTNIIQIMKQAGPDSLILLDELGAGTDPVEGAALAEAILESLRAKGAKIAATTHYAELKAYALQTPGVENASCEFDVETLRPTYRLLTGVPGRSNAFAISLRLGMDGSVVERAKDLVSQENTRFEDVVQDLESSRQKLDAEREEARLARTRAEEMRREAEEKLERVQREADGELEKAREKAAQLVARTRAQADSLIGELEEIKKQKNKMLTAEQKARLKAGMRVLESGADPVREKESGDYALPRPLKAGDSVLIFDIDKKGTVIRPPEGESGEALIQAGILQTRVPVSNLRLLEEKAHRAPIRGITRNVTSRATAKVTTECDLRGQAADEAVLNLDRFLDSALLSGVDQLTVIHGKGTGTLRAAVQQHLKNHPSVKSFRLGTFGEGESGVTIVELK